In the genome of Sphingobium sp. CR2-8, the window GCCATCGATCGGCGATTGCACACCCAACAGCCAGGCGACGATCGACAGCTTCATGATCGAAGCGACACGCCGCACGCGCACCAGCCTTGCGCTGGCGGACTTCAAGATCTCGAACAATGATCTTATCGGCCTTTGGGGCGGCAACAGCATCGGCATCGCGGCGGGCATCGAATATCGGCGCGAAACCTATCACGACGACCGATCGCCCTATCAGGGCGGCATCGCAGGGGTCGACACTACCTACACCGATGCCGTCACCGGGATCTTCTACGGATCGGACCTGGGTGGTGCGAGCCCGTCGCCCGACGTGCGCGGCAAGCGCAACGTCAAGTCCGCCTATGCCGAACTGGCCATCCCGATCTTCAGCCCGGAAATGGAAGTGCCCTTCTTCCGCTCGCTCGAATTCCAGGTCGCGGGCCGCTACGAGGATTATAGCGACGTCGGATCGGTGGCGAAGCCCAAGATCGCCGGGTCGTGGGAACTGCTGGAAGGGATGCGCCTGCGCGGTTCCTGGTCGCAGGGCTTTCGTGCGCCCAATCTGGAGGTCATCAATACCTCGACCCTCGACCGCGTGAACACGGGCATCGACTATGTCCTGTGCGAGGCGGATGTCCGCGCCCGGCGCATAGCCAACTTCTCGCAATGCGCGCGCAGCATATCCGTCCTGCGGCGCAGCGGCGGCAACCCGGCATTGAAGCCCGAGGAATCGACAAGCTGGAGCTTTGGCGCGGTTTTCTCGCCGCCGCTGGGTGAGGGCTGGGGCAAGGTCACCTTCACCGTCGATCGCTGGAAAATCCAGCAGAAGAACGTCGTCGGTCTGCTCGACTATCAGAATGCGCTGAACCTCGACTATCTGCAGCGCACGCAGGGGAGCACAAATCCCAACGTGGTGCGGCGCGCGCCGACCCAGACCGACATCGACCTTTCCACCGGGACCGGTCTCGCGCCGGTGGGCGAATTGCTCTACGTCGTTGCCAACTTCCAGAACCTGCTGCCGGTGACGGTGCAGGGGATCGACTTCGGCCTCGACTATTATCTGCCCACTGCCGCACTCGGGACATTCTCGTTCAACGTCAACGCGTCCCGCCTCATCAGCTATTTCGTGGCTGCGCCTGCCCCGGTACAGCAGGTGATCGACGCGCAGCGGGCGGGCGAGATCAGCGCGTTGGTGCCGGTGCAGGGTGGCGGCGACGTGATCGGCCGAGACGGTCAGCCGCGCTGGCGCATATCCGCTACGCTCGACTGGACGATGGGGCCGGTCAAGATTGGCGCCTTCACCCAGTTCATCGACGATGTGTATGAAAATGCCGTGTTCGACGCGAACAACAGCAAATTCGTGGTGAAAGGGCAGACGACGGTCAATCTGTTCGCGCAATATACGTTCAAGAATGACGGGCCGCTCAACGGCACGTCGATTCAGATCGGCGCGCGCAACATCTTCGACAAGGATCCACCGCTCTCTTCGGCCGGATATCTGTCGAGCGTCTACACACCGCAGGCGCGCTATTGGTACACCAACATCAAGAAGAGCTTCTGAGCCGAGAGGGAGGGCGAGAGCTGCCCTCCCTCCCGTCAGGCGCAAGGATCATCATGTCGGATCGCGATTTTTCAGCAACGAGCCTTCATCGCCGCGCGCTTCTGACGGCGGGGCTGGCGGGCGTCGGCCTCGCTGCCCTACCCCGCCCGCTACTGGCGCAATCGGGTTCGCGCGCTCCCGATGCGCCCCGATCGGGCGGAGCCAGCGTCGCCGCGCATCGTGTCGAAGTGCCGATGCCCCATGGTGGCGTTACCGCCGGTCATCCGCTTGCCGCGATGGCGGGCACGCGCATGTTGATACAGGGCGGCACGGCGGCGGACGCGGTCATTGCGGCGATGGCGGTGATGAACGTCGTCGAACCCTGGGCGTCGAGCGCGGGTGGCAACGGTTTTGCCACTTGCCTCGACCGCAGGAGCGGAGCGGTCCACTCGCTCGCCTTCACGGGCGGCGCGCCCCGACTGCTCGATCCGGAGGACGATGCGGCAGCGCTCGACCATGGGCCTAAGGCGCTGACGGTGCCCGGCGCGTTCGGTGGTTGGATCGCGCTGGCCCGGCGCTTTGGCCGGCTGCCTCTGTCGGTACTGCTGGAACCAGCGATCGGCTATGCGCGCGACGGGCATCCGCTTGATCCGTCGATCGCGGCCTTCATCACCCGTGCGCAAAAGACGCTGGCGCTCTATCCGACCAGCGCCGCCATCTTCTTGCCCGGTGGCAAGCCGCCAGCGCCGCGTTCCATCTTCCGCAATCCCGATCTGGCGCGAACGCTCCAGTCCCTGGCGGACGCGGAAACCAGGGCGCTGAAGGGCGGCGCGGATCGCGATCGCGCGCTTCAGGCCGCCTATGATTATTTCTACACCGGTCCGATCGCGCAGGAATTTGCGCGCTTCTCGGCCGCGACCGGCGGCTGGCTGCGGCTCGACGATCTCAAAGCCTATCGGCCGCGCTGGGACAAGCCGGTCACGACCAGCTATCGCGGCCTCGACGTCTATTGCAGTCCGCTCACGTCGCGCACCGGCCTGGAAGTCTGCGAGCAGTTAAATCTTGTCGAAGGGTTCGATCTTGCCTCCCTGCCGGCGGACGATCCGCGCCTGACCCATCTGCTGATCGAGGCGATCAAGGTCGCCAAGGCGGACGTCTATAAATATGCCGCCGATCCGCGCTTCAGCCAGACTCCGGTGGACGCACTGCTGTCGAAGGCATTCGCCGCGCAACGCCGCAAGCTGATCGATCCTGCGCGGGCGGGCGTCTATCCCGAAGGCGGCGCACCGAAGCTCGCAGGGTGGAAGGGCAGCCCCCTTGCAACGATGGGCGATGACCATACACGCGGCGGTGACACGACCAGCCTGTCCGCCGTCGATGCAGACGGCAATGCGATCGCGGTCACGACGACGGTGGGCGGGGGCTTTGGCACCTTTCTCGTCATGGGCAACACCGGAATCCTATTCAACAATGGCTTGCGGCTGGGATCGACCGCGCCCTATCCCGACCATCCCAATATGCGCGCGCCGGCCAAGGTGCCGTTGCTGGGCAATGGCCCCACGATCGTGCTCGACAAGGGTCGGCTGAAGCTCGTCTTCGGCTCACCCGGTGGAGAGACGATCGGGCAGACGCAGTTCCAGTTTCTGGTCAACGCGATCGACCGGCAGATGCCGATCCAGGCCGCGATCGAAGCGCCGCGCTTCGCGATCGACGCCGATCCCAATTTCTACAAACCGGGCGCCGCGATTACGGTGCAGGCCGAAGGCCGCTTTGCGCCCGCTGTGCTGGAGGGGCTGACGGCTATGGGTCACATGGTCGAGCGGGTAGGGCCATACGCGATCGGCAGCGTGCAGGGGATCATGGTCGATCCGTCCGACGCGCGGATGGCGGGCGCAGACCCGCGCCGCATGGGATATGCGGTCGGATATTGAAACAGCGACAGCCAAAGTGACAGGGAAGCAGGGCATGCGGAAATCACTGAAATCAGCCCTTGGCGCATTGCTGTTATGCGGCGCGCCGATCGTCCATGCCGCGCCCGCCAACCTTCCTCCTCCGGGCGGCGAGCGACCTGTCGCTTTCGATGTCCACGAAGGCACGTCGATGGCGGTGTCCGTCTCGCCCGACGGCAAGTGGCTGGCAGTCGATCTTCAGGGTAGCCTCTGGATCATCCCGGCCAAGGGCGGAAAGGCGGTGCGGATCACCGACTATTTCAACGATGCCCGCCAACCAGTCTGGGCGCCGGACGGCAAGTCGCTGGCCTATTTCGCCTATCGCGAGGGCGGTTATGACCTTTGGTCGGTCAAACCCGACGGCAGCGACGCGCGCAAGCTGACACAGGGTGCCTATGACGATCGCGAACCGGCCTTCTCCCCGGATGGACGCATGATCGCCTTCTCGTCCGACCGCAGCGGCAATTACGACATCTGGACTCTCGATGTGGCGTCGGGCGCGACCACGCAGGTCAGCAGGAACCCCCGCGAAGACCGGATGCCCACATGGTCACAGGATGGCGCGCGCATCGCCTATTCCGGCGCCGATGGCGCAAAGACCGGGTTGTTCGCGACGACGCTGGCGACCGGAACCGAAGCCCATCTCCAAGATGTGAAGGGCAAGGTCGACGCGCCCTCCTTTGGGCCCAAGGGTGAACTCGCCTATGTCGTGCAGGATGCGAGCGGCAGTCGGCTGGAGATCGACGGGACGGCGGTAAGCGGGACGGAGAATGTCTTTCCCTTCCGCATATCGTGGGGAAAGTCCGGCTATTATTATGTGTCCGACGGCAAGCTGCGTCACCGGACCGGCGCGAAAATCGCGACCATCCCCTTCTCCGCCACCCTCGAATATGTGAAGCCGCAATATCCCCGTGCGCGACGCGATTGGGACAGCGACGCACCGCGCAAGGCGCTGGGCATCGTCCACCCGACTATCTCGCCGGACGGTAGCCGCATCGCCTTCGTCGCGCTGGGCGACCTCTACCTGATGTCGTCCAAGGGGGGCACGCCGGAAAATCTCACCAAGGACGGCGCGCTCGACGCCGACCCGGCCTGGTCGCCCGATGGCACGCAGATCGTTTATACGTCCGACAAGGGCGGCGGCTTGCCCCAGCTTTGGATACGCGATCTCGCAAGCGGCAAGGATCGCCGCTTGACGAGCATCGACACACAGCCGCTCGGTGCGGCCTGGTCACCGGACGGCAAGCGCATCGCTTATATCGACGTGGACGGACGCTGGGGCGTGGCAGGCGTGTGCATCATCGACGTGGCAACCGGCAAGATCACGCGGTTGCAGGGATCGCTTGGCCAGCCGGGCAGCCCCAGTTGGTCAGCCGATGGCAAATATGTGGCCATCAGCCTCTCCTACAATTATTCCAACAGCTTCCGTGAAGGCACCAAC includes:
- a CDS encoding gamma-glutamyltransferase family protein yields the protein MSDRDFSATSLHRRALLTAGLAGVGLAALPRPLLAQSGSRAPDAPRSGGASVAAHRVEVPMPHGGVTAGHPLAAMAGTRMLIQGGTAADAVIAAMAVMNVVEPWASSAGGNGFATCLDRRSGAVHSLAFTGGAPRLLDPEDDAAALDHGPKALTVPGAFGGWIALARRFGRLPLSVLLEPAIGYARDGHPLDPSIAAFITRAQKTLALYPTSAAIFLPGGKPPAPRSIFRNPDLARTLQSLADAETRALKGGADRDRALQAAYDYFYTGPIAQEFARFSAATGGWLRLDDLKAYRPRWDKPVTTSYRGLDVYCSPLTSRTGLEVCEQLNLVEGFDLASLPADDPRLTHLLIEAIKVAKADVYKYAADPRFSQTPVDALLSKAFAAQRRKLIDPARAGVYPEGGAPKLAGWKGSPLATMGDDHTRGGDTTSLSAVDADGNAIAVTTTVGGGFGTFLVMGNTGILFNNGLRLGSTAPYPDHPNMRAPAKVPLLGNGPTIVLDKGRLKLVFGSPGGETIGQTQFQFLVNAIDRQMPIQAAIEAPRFAIDADPNFYKPGAAITVQAEGRFAPAVLEGLTAMGHMVERVGPYAIGSVQGIMVDPSDARMAGADPRRMGYAVGY